A window of the Fuscovulum sp. genome harbors these coding sequences:
- a CDS encoding type II and III secretion system protein family protein, with protein MQMRQLMAAGAMGLALATFATMPARAEVLRVVKGTAAQALEVPMNRAVVLESDVPFAELSIANPGIADISTLSDRSIYVLGKTPGRTTLTLFTSEGELITNVEVQVTTDIAEFKERLNQILPGEKIEVRTANDGIVLSGTVSSTQKLARALDLAERYAAGRVSNLMSVGGTQQVMLKVRFAEMQRSVSKNLSSSLALGGTNGAVETGTWTNSANSLGNPAVTLRENVVGAGLLGFTTGSLQIGILLEALESKGVVRTLAEPNLTALSGQQAKFLAGGEYPVPVSDDGTITVEYKPFGVEMEFTPTVVDGDLINLQINASVSSIDGSITQESDGIQLAAFKRRETSTTVEMRDGESFAIAGLLQDDFRDINSQVPWLGDIPILGTLFRSAEYQQAQSELVIIVTPHLVSPTRGEALALPTDRVRLPTERELFLFGEVGKAATTGAAGEVARQDFTGSYGYVME; from the coding sequence ATGCAGATGCGACAGCTGATGGCAGCGGGTGCGATGGGTTTGGCCCTCGCAACCTTTGCCACGATGCCGGCAAGGGCCGAAGTGCTGAGGGTCGTCAAGGGGACGGCCGCTCAGGCATTGGAAGTGCCGATGAACCGCGCCGTGGTTCTGGAAAGCGACGTTCCCTTCGCGGAACTGTCGATCGCCAATCCCGGCATTGCCGATATCTCCACCCTGTCGGACCGGTCGATCTATGTGCTGGGCAAGACGCCCGGCCGCACCACACTGACGCTCTTCACGTCCGAAGGTGAGCTGATCACCAACGTCGAGGTGCAGGTCACCACTGACATTGCGGAATTCAAGGAACGCCTGAACCAGATCCTGCCCGGCGAAAAGATCGAGGTTCGCACCGCAAATGATGGCATCGTGCTCTCGGGCACCGTGTCCTCCACCCAGAAACTCGCCCGCGCGCTGGATCTGGCCGAACGCTACGCCGCAGGCCGCGTGTCGAACCTGATGTCCGTAGGCGGCACCCAGCAGGTCATGCTCAAGGTCCGCTTCGCCGAAATGCAGCGGTCTGTGTCGAAGAACCTTTCCTCCTCCCTTGCACTTGGCGGCACGAACGGGGCTGTCGAAACCGGCACCTGGACAAACAGCGCAAACAGTCTTGGCAACCCGGCCGTCACGCTGCGTGAAAACGTCGTCGGCGCGGGCCTGCTGGGCTTCACCACAGGTTCGCTCCAGATCGGCATCCTGCTCGAAGCGCTGGAATCCAAAGGCGTTGTCCGCACCCTGGCCGAACCGAACCTGACGGCTCTGTCCGGTCAGCAGGCCAAGTTCCTTGCCGGCGGCGAATATCCGGTCCCTGTGTCGGATGATGGCACCATCACCGTCGAATACAAACCCTTCGGCGTTGAAATGGAATTCACCCCCACTGTCGTGGACGGTGATCTCATCAACCTCCAGATCAACGCCTCCGTCTCCTCCATCGACGGCAGCATCACCCAGGAAAGCGACGGCATCCAGTTGGCTGCCTTCAAACGCCGCGAAACATCGACCACCGTCGAAATGCGCGATGGGGAAAGCTTTGCCATCGCGGGCCTGTTGCAGGACGATTTCCGCGACATCAACAGTCAGGTGCCGTGGCTGGGCGATATCCCGATCCTCGGCACCCTGTTCCGCTCGGCCGAATATCAGCAGGCGCAGTCCGAACTCGTCATCATCGTCACCCCGCACCTCGTATCCCCCACGCGGGGCGAGGCGCTGGCCCTGCCCACGGACCGGGTCCGCCTGCCCACGGAACGCGAATTGTTCCTGTTCGGCGAGGTCGGCAAGGCCGCCACCACCGGTGCTGCGGGCGAAGTCGCCCGGCAGGATTTCACCGGCTCCTACGGCTATGTGATGGAATAA
- a CDS encoding OmpA family protein, with amino-acid sequence MKIAAFALATTALLSLSGCANKVIGSDVDEGGFGNSTMNNFMVATGQIDPVQALGERFAREVPNTITFPFNSAQLTPEARGVLDRQANFIRQFPEVRFRVYGHTDLVGSGGYNRALGQRRAEAVVAYFASRGLSRSRLEALVSFGETRPVISTPGPEEANRRTVTEVSGFVKRHPNILDGKYAEVIYRSYIESAMPTTVAAEPAAGAAPGGAPAP; translated from the coding sequence ATGAAAATCGCAGCCTTCGCCCTTGCAACCACCGCACTGCTGTCGCTTTCCGGATGCGCCAACAAGGTCATTGGCTCAGATGTCGATGAAGGCGGTTTCGGCAACTCCACCATGAACAACTTCATGGTGGCCACCGGCCAGATCGACCCAGTTCAGGCACTGGGCGAACGCTTCGCCCGCGAAGTGCCCAACACCATCACCTTCCCGTTCAACAGCGCGCAGCTCACACCTGAAGCACGCGGCGTGCTGGACCGTCAGGCGAACTTCATCCGCCAATTCCCCGAAGTCCGCTTCCGCGTCTACGGCCATACCGATCTGGTGGGTTCCGGCGGCTATAACCGTGCGCTGGGTCAACGCCGCGCCGAAGCGGTCGTCGCCTATTTCGCCTCGCGCGGCCTGTCGCGCTCGCGGCTCGAGGCGCTGGTCTCCTTCGGCGAAACCCGCCCCGTCATCTCAACCCCCGGCCCGGAAGAGGCGAACCGCCGCACCGTGACCGAAGTTTCGGGTTTCGTGAAACGCCACCCCAACATCCTCGACGGCAAATATGCCGAAGTGATCTACCGTTCCTACATCGAAAGCGCGATGCCGACCACCGTGGCAGCCGAACCGGCGGCTGGCGCGGCACCTGGCGGCGCCCCGGCGCCCTGA
- a CDS encoding AAA family ATPase, translating into MSTAANMMPDPAPILACTISRDIQNFDLLIDDMELELGESWGDLTFEDARDFLIQPDAESLEFVAIAVNAEDEGDLSRITEIIKSATERHIKVILIADQISPAGLHQLLRLGADDFVPYPLPDGALKEAIERIRKPAPVQATIPAAPSASVTHLHAVPDAAPQTPAFKAKGDRDGVVLPVHGLSGGSGASTFAVNLAWELATIDKTNPPRVCLLDFDFQYGSVATYLDLPRKESVFELLSDTAAADSDAFLEAMLTYNEKLHVLTAPADMLPLDIVAPEDIARIIDMAQTNFDFVIIDMPKTIVAWTETVLSRAHVYFATMDLDLRSAQNVLRLVRALKAETLPHEKLRYVLNRAPKFTDLSAKSRVKRMSESLDIRLEVQIPDGGAQVTQANDHGHPLSASAPKNPVRKEIQKLAKSLFDLNRAVETARK; encoded by the coding sequence ATGAGCACTGCTGCCAACATGATGCCGGATCCAGCACCGATTCTGGCCTGCACCATCTCGCGGGATATCCAGAACTTCGATCTGCTGATCGACGACATGGAACTGGAGCTTGGCGAAAGCTGGGGTGATCTCACCTTTGAAGATGCCCGCGATTTCCTGATTCAGCCTGATGCCGAAAGCCTGGAATTCGTTGCAATCGCCGTGAATGCCGAAGACGAAGGCGATCTGTCCCGCATCACCGAAATCATCAAATCCGCCACGGAACGCCACATCAAGGTGATCCTGATCGCCGATCAGATCAGCCCCGCCGGCCTGCATCAGCTGCTTCGCCTGGGCGCCGATGACTTTGTCCCCTACCCCCTTCCCGATGGCGCGTTGAAAGAGGCGATCGAACGCATCCGCAAACCCGCCCCGGTGCAGGCCACCATCCCGGCCGCGCCCAGCGCCTCGGTCACCCATCTGCACGCCGTCCCCGACGCCGCCCCGCAAACCCCTGCTTTCAAGGCCAAGGGCGACCGTGACGGCGTGGTCCTGCCCGTGCATGGCCTGTCCGGCGGTTCCGGTGCCTCGACCTTTGCAGTCAACCTCGCATGGGAACTGGCGACAATCGACAAGACCAACCCGCCCCGCGTCTGCCTGCTGGATTTCGATTTCCAGTACGGTTCCGTGGCCACCTATCTCGACCTGCCGCGCAAGGAATCGGTGTTCGAACTGCTCTCCGACACCGCCGCCGCCGACAGCGACGCGTTTCTTGAGGCGATGCTGACCTATAACGAAAAGCTGCACGTCCTGACGGCACCCGCCGACATGCTGCCGCTTGATATCGTGGCACCCGAAGACATCGCCCGCATCATCGACATGGCGCAGACGAATTTCGATTTCGTCATCATCGACATGCCGAAAACCATCGTCGCCTGGACGGAAACCGTCCTGTCCCGCGCGCATGTCTACTTCGCCACCATGGACCTTGATCTCCGCTCTGCCCAGAACGTCCTGCGGCTTGTCCGCGCGCTCAAGGCCGAAACGCTGCCGCATGAAAAACTCCGCTACGTCCTGAACCGTGCGCCAAAGTTCACCGATCTCTCTGCCAAGAGCCGGGTAAAGCGCATGTCCGAAAGCCTCGACATCCGGCTCGAAGTGCAGATCCCGGATGGCGGCGCACAGGTGACACAGGCCAATGACCACGGTCATCCCCTGTCTGCCAGCGCGCCCAAAAACCCGGTCCGCAAGGAAATTCAAAAGCTTGCCAAATCCTTGTTCGACCTGAACCGCGCCGTCGAAACCGCGCGCAAGTAA
- a CDS encoding ATPase, T2SS/T4P/T4SS family: MFSRFKKPDGTDIKPALRPVTQATPGAATPQPAANPAAQPKSVAAAPKPVLGGRPTTVPATPEAAAADKEKKRKERLMELKVELHKKLLESLNLGALEHATEANLRSEIADITSEALSEMSVALNKDDRATLNQELYDEVMGLGPLEPLLKDDSVSDILVNGPQRIFIERGGKLTLTDITFKDERHLLRIIDKIVSAVGRRVDESNPYCDARLADGSRFNCMVPPVAVDGSLVSIRKFKKEKLGVGDLVRFGAFTEEMAAYLQAAVSTRLNIIVSGGTGSGKTTTLNALSSFIDNTERVLTIEDTAELQLQQVHVGRMESRPANVEGKGAVTQRDCLRNALRMRPDRIIVGETRGEEVIDMLQAMNTGHDGSMTTIHANNARDGISRLENMVAMAGIEMPLKAVRSQIASAVNLIVQASRLQDGSRRMVSITEITGMEGDVISMQEIFRYERLGVEPSGKIIGRFNATGVRSHYSDRFRQWGYDLPASIYEPII; encoded by the coding sequence ATGTTTTCACGCTTCAAGAAACCTGACGGAACCGACATCAAGCCCGCCCTGCGCCCGGTGACGCAGGCCACGCCCGGCGCTGCCACGCCGCAACCTGCCGCCAACCCCGCCGCGCAGCCCAAGTCTGTGGCCGCAGCACCCAAACCGGTGCTGGGCGGGCGTCCCACGACCGTCCCCGCCACGCCCGAGGCCGCCGCCGCCGACAAAGAGAAAAAGCGCAAAGAGCGCTTGATGGAGCTCAAGGTCGAGCTGCACAAGAAGCTCCTCGAAAGCCTCAACCTCGGCGCACTCGAACACGCGACAGAGGCGAACCTCCGGTCAGAAATCGCTGACATCACCTCCGAAGCCCTGTCGGAAATGTCCGTCGCCCTGAACAAGGATGACCGCGCCACCCTCAATCAGGAACTCTATGACGAAGTCATGGGTCTTGGCCCGCTGGAACCCTTGCTGAAAGACGACAGCGTCTCCGATATCCTCGTCAACGGCCCGCAGCGCATCTTCATCGAACGCGGCGGCAAGCTGACGCTGACCGACATCACCTTCAAGGATGAGCGCCACCTCCTGCGCATCATCGACAAGATCGTGTCGGCCGTGGGCCGCCGTGTCGATGAATCCAACCCCTATTGCGACGCCCGCCTCGCCGATGGCTCGCGCTTCAACTGCATGGTCCCGCCGGTGGCCGTGGACGGCTCGCTCGTCTCCATCCGGAAGTTCAAGAAAGAAAAGCTGGGCGTGGGCGATCTCGTCCGCTTTGGTGCCTTCACCGAAGAAATGGCCGCCTATCTTCAGGCCGCCGTGTCCACCCGCCTCAATATCATCGTCTCGGGCGGCACAGGGTCGGGGAAAACCACCACGCTGAACGCGCTGTCGTCCTTCATCGACAACACCGAACGCGTGCTGACGATCGAAGACACCGCCGAACTCCAGCTTCAGCAGGTCCATGTGGGCCGCATGGAAAGCCGCCCCGCCAACGTCGAAGGCAAGGGCGCCGTCACCCAGCGCGACTGCCTGCGCAACGCGCTGCGGATGCGCCCTGACCGCATCATCGTGGGCGAAACCCGCGGCGAGGAAGTCATCGACATGCTTCAGGCCATGAATACCGGCCATGACGGATCGATGACCACGATCCACGCCAACAACGCCCGCGACGGCATCTCGCGTTTGGAAAACATGGTCGCCATGGCCGGCATCGAAATGCCGCTCAAGGCCGTCCGCTCGCAGATCGCCTCCGCCGTCAACCTGATCGTGCAGGCCTCCCGCCTGCAAGACGGCTCGCGCCGCATGGTGTCGATCACCGAAATCACCGGGATGGAAGGCGACGTCATCTCGATGCAGGAAATCTTCCGCTACGAACGCCTTGGCGTCGAACCCTCGGGCAAGATCATCGGTCGCTTCAACGCGACCGGCGTGCGCTCGCACTATTCCGACCGCTTCCGCCAGTGGGGCTATGACCTCCCGGCGTCCATCTATGAACCCATCATCTGA
- a CDS encoding type II secretion system F family protein, which produces MEFSAAPVIYILIFVAVVVLVEGLYLTVFGKSISLNSRVSRRLALLEKNQNREQVLEQLRKEMSQHMNAKGIPLYKVLASKAQKANIAFSPQQLLGIMVLLGAFAYVGLTVGTSAETTVRIALAAAMGVGGVYVWVSRKAKKRMSLLEEQLPDAVELMVRSLRVGHPFSAAVAIVSKEVADPLGTEFGLIADEATYGRDIAESLRSFAGRMDNQDLHFLAVAVSIQQQSGGNLAEILDGLAKVIRARFKLFRRVRAITAEAKWSGMFLSAFPIVALVMIQMLKPDYYDGVKDTDVFVPVALGVCAFLVVNVIFMKIMVNIKV; this is translated from the coding sequence ATGGAATTCAGTGCAGCCCCCGTCATCTACATCCTGATCTTCGTGGCCGTCGTGGTCCTGGTCGAGGGCCTGTATCTGACCGTCTTCGGCAAGTCGATCAGCCTCAACTCCCGCGTCAGCCGCCGTTTGGCGCTGCTGGAAAAGAACCAGAACCGCGAACAGGTGCTCGAACAGCTCCGCAAGGAAATGTCGCAGCACATGAACGCCAAGGGCATCCCGCTCTATAAGGTGCTGGCATCCAAGGCACAGAAGGCCAACATCGCCTTCTCGCCCCAGCAACTCCTCGGGATCATGGTCCTGCTGGGGGCCTTCGCCTATGTGGGCCTGACCGTCGGCACCTCGGCCGAAACCACCGTCCGCATCGCCCTGGCCGCGGCGATGGGCGTGGGCGGCGTTTATGTCTGGGTCTCGCGCAAGGCCAAAAAGCGCATGTCGCTGCTGGAAGAACAGCTTCCCGATGCGGTGGAACTCATGGTCCGCTCACTGCGTGTGGGCCATCCCTTTTCCGCCGCTGTCGCCATCGTGTCGAAAGAGGTCGCCGATCCGCTCGGCACCGAATTTGGCCTCATCGCGGATGAGGCGACCTATGGCCGCGACATCGCCGAAAGCCTGCGCTCCTTCGCCGGCCGGATGGACAATCAGGATCTCCACTTCCTCGCCGTTGCCGTGTCGATCCAACAGCAATCGGGCGGCAACCTTGCTGAAATCCTCGATGGTCTGGCCAAGGTGATCCGCGCCCGGTTCAAACTGTTCCGCCGCGTCCGCGCCATCACGGCCGAAGCGAAATGGTCCGGCATGTTCCTGTCGGCCTTCCCCATCGTGGCACTGGTGATGATCCAGATGCTCAAGCCTGACTATTACGATGGCGTGAAGGACACCGATGTGTTCGTCCCCGTCGCCCTGGGCGTCTGCGCCTTCCTCGTGGTCAACGTTATCTTCATGAAGATAATGGTCAATATCAAGGTCTGA